The Flavobacteriales bacterium genome includes a region encoding these proteins:
- a CDS encoding glycosyltransferase: MPLVVWICIGLVTVFFAIQLVSFFVIFREDSKPVKKFKEQPRISLLLAARNEEKLIIRSLTAIANLNYPKDKLEVLIGNDDSSDRTAEMVENFIAQHSNFQLINIHENMGKGRGKANVLAHLAHKATGEFYFITDVDVLLPKEWINVLLAQFDSEVGIVSGTTTCQAQSSLFSKMQSIDWLHFMGYIQSFANMGVACTSVGNNMAVRAKAYWQTGGYENIDFSITEDYKLFKEVTRNGWQWRTIFTTDSLGLASHIDTVLEMLHQRKRWLIGARELPLNWKFLIILYGLFTPALLVLAIFNPMLALGIWFTKYAIQSLYIQSLFLLMKLQKPSLWQLFQYDVYVQINTLATAIFYFLPIKSVWKERTYDAKYLE, encoded by the coding sequence ATGCCGCTTGTAGTATGGATTTGCATTGGGTTGGTAACGGTGTTTTTTGCCATTCAACTGGTTAGCTTTTTTGTCATTTTTAGGGAAGACTCGAAACCGGTTAAAAAGTTTAAAGAACAGCCCAGAATAAGTTTACTCTTAGCCGCCCGCAACGAGGAGAAACTGATAATTCGTAGCTTAACAGCCATTGCCAACCTCAACTACCCAAAGGATAAATTGGAGGTATTGATAGGAAACGACGACAGCTCAGACCGAACAGCGGAGATGGTCGAAAATTTCATAGCTCAACATTCTAATTTTCAACTCATTAACATTCATGAAAACATGGGAAAAGGCAGAGGTAAGGCCAATGTTTTGGCACATTTAGCCCACAAAGCTACCGGAGAGTTTTATTTTATAACCGATGTTGACGTATTGCTACCAAAAGAATGGATAAATGTGTTGTTGGCTCAATTTGACAGCGAAGTCGGGATTGTATCGGGTACAACAACGTGCCAAGCCCAATCTTCGCTATTTTCTAAAATGCAATCTATTGATTGGCTGCATTTTATGGGCTATATTCAAAGTTTTGCCAACATGGGTGTTGCCTGCACCTCGGTTGGAAACAATATGGCCGTTAGAGCGAAAGCCTATTGGCAAACCGGAGGTTATGAAAATATTGATTTTTCAATAACCGAAGATTACAAATTATTTAAGGAAGTGACCCGAAACGGTTGGCAGTGGCGTACCATTTTTACAACTGATAGTTTGGGTTTGGCCTCGCATATCGACACCGTTTTAGAAATGCTTCATCAACGAAAACGCTGGCTAATAGGGGCTAGAGAGCTACCTTTGAATTGGAAATTTTTAATAATTCTGTACGGCTTGTTCACCCCGGCATTGCTTGTTTTAGCTATATTTAATCCAATGCTGGCTTTGGGTATTTGGTTTACCAAATACGCCATACAATCGCTCTATATCCAGTCGTTGTTTCTTTTAATGAAATTGCAAAAACCAAGTTTGTGGCAACTATTTCAATACGATGTATATGTGCAAATAAATACTTTAGCCACTGCCATTTTTTACTTTCTCCCCATCAAATCGGTGTGGAAAGAGCGAACATACGATGCAAAGTATTTGGAGTAG
- a CDS encoding SRPBCC domain-containing protein encodes MNKNTDIEIVSSRILNFPVETVFEAFANPEQLKKWWGPNGFTNTIHEFDLQPGGKWILTMHGPEAGNYENASTFKEIIPNQLVSWSRQSQPLFDMEISFKKLDITTCEISFRMIFGTAEECAKIKKFALPKNEENFDRLEALLRTL; translated from the coding sequence ATGAATAAGAATACTGATATAGAAATAGTTAGCTCGCGAATTCTGAACTTTCCGGTGGAAACAGTTTTTGAGGCATTTGCCAACCCCGAACAATTAAAAAAATGGTGGGGGCCAAATGGTTTTACCAATACAATCCATGAGTTTGACCTCCAACCCGGTGGAAAATGGATATTAACCATGCATGGCCCGGAAGCTGGAAATTATGAAAATGCCTCTACCTTTAAAGAAATAATTCCAAACCAACTGGTTTCATGGTCTCGACAGTCGCAGCCTTTGTTTGATATGGAGATTAGTTTTAAAAAATTGGATATCACGACATGCGAAATTTCTTTTAGAATGATTTTTGGAACTGCCGAAGAATGTGCCAAAATCAAGAAATTTGCTCTTCCTAAAAACGAAGAAAACTTCGATCGGCTGGAGGCTCTTCTTCGAACTTTATAA
- the accC gene encoding acetyl-CoA carboxylase biotin carboxylase subunit, translating into MFKKILIANRGEIALRIIRTCKEMGIKTVAVYSTADKDSIHLKFADEAVCIGPAPSSESYLSMPNIMAAAEITNADAIHPGYGFLSENAKFSELCRESGIKFIGASPEMINAMGDKANAKATMKKAGVPCVPGSDGLLSSLEEGIKLANEEIGYPVIMKATAGGGGRGMRIVWNDEEFENAWHSARKEAAAAFGNDGMYLEKFVQEPRHIEIQIAGDQYGKVCHLSERDCSIQRRHQKLIEEAPSPFVTEELRQKMGDAAIKAASAISYEGVGTIEFLVDKDRNFYFMEMNTRIQVEHPVTEEVINHDLIMEQIKIAAGIPISGKNYLPQGHSIECRINAEDPFNNFMPSPGLISILHKPGGHGVRVDSHIYAGYKIPSNYDSMIAKLIVKANTREEAITKMHRALSEFVIEGIKTTIPLQMKIMEDEDFKAGNFTTKFMETFKF; encoded by the coding sequence ATGTTTAAGAAAATATTAATCGCCAATCGAGGTGAGATAGCGTTGAGAATTATCCGTACCTGTAAGGAAATGGGTATAAAAACCGTTGCCGTTTACTCAACAGCCGATAAAGACAGTATTCATTTAAAATTTGCGGATGAGGCAGTATGTATTGGCCCAGCCCCAAGTTCAGAATCCTATTTGAGCATGCCCAACATTATGGCTGCTGCCGAAATTACCAATGCTGATGCCATCCATCCTGGCTACGGTTTTTTGTCGGAAAATGCAAAATTCTCTGAGCTTTGTCGTGAGAGCGGCATTAAGTTTATTGGTGCATCGCCCGAAATGATTAATGCCATGGGCGACAAGGCAAATGCCAAGGCCACCATGAAAAAAGCCGGAGTTCCGTGCGTGCCGGGTTCTGACGGATTGTTGAGCAGCTTGGAAGAAGGAATTAAATTGGCCAACGAAGAAATAGGCTATCCGGTAATAATGAAAGCCACTGCCGGCGGTGGTGGTCGTGGAATGCGGATTGTTTGGAACGATGAAGAATTTGAAAATGCTTGGCACAGTGCCCGTAAAGAAGCGGCTGCCGCATTTGGAAATGACGGAATGTATCTTGAAAAATTTGTTCAAGAACCCCGCCACATCGAAATTCAGATTGCCGGCGACCAATATGGAAAGGTTTGTCATTTGAGCGAACGTGATTGCTCAATACAACGTCGGCATCAAAAATTAATAGAAGAAGCACCCTCACCCTTTGTTACCGAAGAACTTCGGCAAAAAATGGGCGATGCAGCCATAAAAGCTGCAAGTGCCATCAGCTACGAAGGCGTTGGAACTATCGAATTTTTGGTTGATAAAGACAGAAATTTCTATTTCATGGAAATGAATACCCGTATTCAGGTAGAACACCCTGTTACAGAAGAGGTTATAAACCATGATTTGATTATGGAGCAAATTAAAATTGCTGCCGGAATACCTATTTCAGGTAAAAATTATTTGCCTCAAGGACATAGCATTGAGTGCAGAATCAACGCCGAAGACCCTTTCAATAATTTTATGCCAAGCCCTGGTTTAATATCTATTTTACACAAACCGGGTGGTCATGGTGTGCGGGTGGACAGCCACATTTATGCTGGCTATAAAATTCCGTCAAACTATGATTCGATGATTGCAAAACTAATTGTAAAAGCCAATACCCGCGAGGAGGCTATTACAAAAATGCACCGTGCATTGAGCGAATTTGTGATTGAAGGCATCAAGACCACCATACCACTTCAAATGAAGATTATGGAGGACGAAGATTTCAAAGCAGGCAATTTTACCACTAAGTTTATGGAGACTTTTAAGTTTTAG
- a CDS encoding polysaccharide deacetylase family protein encodes MIYKSRLYKWVYPGLIWQKKENQKKVYLTFDDGPNPEATEYVLGILDDFNFKATFFCIGDNVVKYPSVYQKVKSKGHAVGNHTHNHLNGMHTSNQHYISNIEEAAKHIESKLFRPPYGKISPVQIQKIKSNYDIIMWTCLSGDYKKNLDRKESLEILKSAVKPGAIFVFHDSLKSLENVKALLPEFCQYLVQNNFTSCRL; translated from the coding sequence GTGATTTATAAATCTCGTTTATACAAATGGGTATATCCGGGTTTGATATGGCAAAAAAAAGAAAATCAGAAAAAGGTTTATCTAACGTTTGACGATGGCCCAAATCCGGAAGCAACAGAATACGTGCTTGGCATTTTGGATGATTTCAATTTTAAGGCCACTTTTTTTTGTATTGGTGACAATGTGGTTAAGTACCCCTCTGTATATCAGAAAGTTAAATCCAAAGGACATGCGGTGGGCAATCATACACACAACCATTTGAATGGTATGCACACCAGCAACCAACACTATATTTCAAACATTGAGGAGGCAGCAAAACACATAGAAAGTAAACTTTTTCGGCCTCCTTATGGAAAAATTAGCCCAGTGCAAATTCAAAAAATCAAATCTAATTATGACATAATCATGTGGACCTGTCTTTCAGGGGATTATAAAAAAAATCTTGACCGAAAAGAATCGCTCGAAATTCTTAAATCGGCGGTAAAACCCGGTGCCATTTTTGTTTTTCACGACAGCCTAAAGTCATTAGAAAATGTAAAAGCTCTATTGCCCGAATTTTGCCAGTATTTAGTACAAAATAATTTCACGTCATGCCGCTTGTAG
- a CDS encoding TolC family protein, translating into MKKGVFLIVSLLAFGYVFGQDKKTWNLQECIEYALQHNPNLLNSQLTVEQASNNLQQDKLDRYPTLNSSASHNYNFGRTIDPFTNQFVNQSIQSNNFSLNSGVTLYNGYRLRNNINLSANSMERAELSKKAAENDLAMAVANVYLQIILAEKQLESLQETNKNTKTQMDQAKKLYEGGTANQSRYLTFKAQDARDQMNIQTAKSTIRMVYLQLIQLMQLPSNEAFQIDIPQFSNVPLAVPYSMNDLMAASSKALPNMQIAENQVKASELSEKIAEAALYPRLMLFGNVNTLYSESRLEKFNPTTNTVPIGYVQGTNEPVLSQFTSYQTKTSPFGNQLSDNFGQAIGLSLSIPIYNNNQAKTSVENAKISTEMAQNNLQVTQNQLNADIIQSYSDFENSVAAYQSALENKKAQQENYDFSKKTYEAGVATAAEMIIAQNNLSQAEIDLERAKMQLIFNHTLLEFYNSGEIKLVE; encoded by the coding sequence ATGAAAAAAGGTGTTTTTCTGATAGTTAGTTTGTTGGCATTTGGCTATGTTTTTGGCCAGGATAAAAAGACTTGGAATTTGCAAGAATGCATTGAATATGCCTTGCAGCACAACCCAAATTTATTGAATAGCCAACTGACTGTTGAGCAGGCATCAAACAATTTGCAGCAAGATAAATTAGACAGATACCCCACCCTAAACTCTTCTGCATCACACAATTACAATTTTGGTAGGACTATCGACCCGTTTACCAATCAGTTTGTAAATCAGAGCATTCAATCAAACAATTTTTCGCTAAACAGTGGTGTAACGCTCTACAATGGGTATCGTCTTCGGAACAACATCAACCTATCGGCCAATTCGATGGAAAGAGCCGAGCTTTCAAAAAAAGCCGCTGAAAATGATTTGGCCATGGCGGTAGCGAATGTCTATTTGCAAATTATTTTGGCCGAAAAACAATTAGAAAGCCTTCAGGAAACCAACAAAAACACAAAAACACAAATGGATCAGGCAAAAAAACTATACGAAGGAGGCACGGCCAACCAAAGCAGATATTTAACATTTAAAGCCCAAGATGCCCGCGATCAAATGAATATTCAAACAGCAAAGAGTACTATTCGAATGGTCTATTTGCAGCTTATACAACTGATGCAACTTCCATCAAATGAAGCATTTCAAATTGATATTCCGCAGTTTTCGAATGTACCTTTGGCCGTGCCATATTCTATGAATGATTTGATGGCTGCCTCCTCAAAAGCACTGCCCAATATGCAAATTGCTGAAAATCAAGTGAAGGCATCCGAATTGAGTGAAAAAATTGCGGAAGCTGCACTGTATCCAAGACTTATGCTTTTTGGCAATGTCAATACTCTATATTCCGAATCGCGGTTAGAAAAATTTAATCCAACTACAAACACGGTGCCTATTGGCTATGTGCAGGGCACTAACGAGCCAGTGTTGAGCCAGTTTACCAGTTATCAAACTAAAACTTCCCCTTTTGGAAATCAACTTTCAGACAACTTTGGTCAGGCCATTGGGCTAAGTTTGTCTATTCCTATTTACAACAACAATCAAGCGAAAACAAGTGTAGAAAACGCCAAAATATCGACCGAGATGGCTCAAAATAATTTGCAGGTAACTCAAAATCAATTAAATGCAGACATTATCCAATCGTACAGCGATTTTGAAAATTCAGTAGCAGCCTACCAATCGGCGTTGGAAAACAAAAAAGCTCAACAAGAAAATTACGATTTTAGTAAAAAAACCTATGAGGCTGGCGTTGCAACAGCCGCCGAAATGATAATTGCCCAAAACAACCTTAGTCAGGCAGAAATTGATTTGGAGCGAGCTAAAATGCAACTCATTTTTAATCACACCCTTTTAGAATTTTATAATTCGGGAGAAATCAAGTTGGTTGAGTAA
- the accB gene encoding acetyl-CoA carboxylase biotin carboxyl carrier protein, with amino-acid sequence MDLKEIQQLVRLISASEVDQLEINNKDFSIKIKKNTGKGQFVSVAAAPQIQIPQVATAPAAPAVAAAPAPSAPKAEEAVVGVEIKSPMIGTFYRSSSPDKPPFVQVGDEIRVGQTLCIVEAMKLFNEIESEISGKIVKILVDDASPVEYDQPLFIVEPS; translated from the coding sequence ATGGATTTAAAAGAAATTCAACAACTCGTAAGACTGATTTCAGCATCAGAGGTTGATCAATTAGAGATTAACAACAAAGATTTCAGCATAAAAATCAAAAAAAATACAGGTAAAGGCCAGTTTGTTTCTGTTGCCGCTGCTCCTCAAATTCAGATACCACAGGTTGCTACAGCACCTGCGGCACCTGCTGTGGCTGCCGCCCCTGCCCCATCAGCTCCAAAAGCAGAAGAAGCAGTGGTAGGTGTAGAAATAAAATCACCCATGATTGGCACGTTTTACCGAAGTTCATCGCCCGACAAACCACCTTTTGTGCAGGTAGGTGACGAAATAAGAGTTGGTCAAACACTTTGCATTGTTGAGGCCATGAAATTGTTCAATGAAATTGAGTCTGAAATTTCGGGCAAAATTGTTAAAATTTTGGTTGACGATGCCTCACCGGTGGAATACGACCAACCTTTGTTCATTGTAGAGCCAAGTTAA
- a CDS encoding T9SS type A sorting domain-containing protein, producing MKLLYTFIAILLSQNVLATTWQVGPGQTYKFCSEVSAKVQHNDTVTIDFATYTNDKQVTWNKNNLLIIGVGGRPKLVAGDVIANDNSNGKGIFVVSGSNVRIENLEFTNAKVVDHNGAGIRQEGANLFVHRCKFDGNEMGILSGNISNCKTVVEYCEFINGGSPANPGYQHNIYINHIDTLIFRYNFSYNAIAQGHEFKSRANYNLILYNTISNYQTVDSRNIDIPNGGTTVVMGNIIEQGPNSANSNILGYGKEGLSNTANHELWVVNNTFVNKNTKGSFIDINPSAQKLFLKNNILAGAKTGGLIIGSPSAIDSSNNFITDIIANCGFENANANNYRLLSNSAAVDAGISISFTVMGLSLIPTKSYLDTCNVEARNTFDQIDIGAFEYTKTSSVSDVNSAKSWTLYPNPAIHFIRLNGIENQSEKIQLFNSNGILMKEMMVFENQNINIEDLSEGMYFLKSENDSFTTLKFVKL from the coding sequence ATGAAACTCCTTTATACATTTATCGCCATACTTTTATCCCAAAATGTTTTAGCCACCACTTGGCAAGTAGGCCCCGGCCAAACCTATAAGTTTTGCAGCGAAGTATCAGCAAAGGTGCAGCACAATGACACCGTTACCATAGATTTTGCTACCTACACAAACGATAAGCAGGTGACCTGGAATAAAAATAATTTGCTAATTATAGGCGTGGGAGGAAGACCAAAATTAGTTGCGGGAGATGTGATAGCCAATGACAATAGCAATGGAAAAGGCATTTTTGTGGTGAGTGGCTCTAACGTGCGTATTGAAAACCTCGAATTTACAAATGCTAAGGTGGTTGACCATAACGGAGCAGGAATACGCCAAGAGGGTGCAAATCTGTTCGTGCACCGATGCAAATTTGATGGCAATGAAATGGGCATTTTGAGCGGCAATATCTCAAATTGCAAGACTGTTGTTGAATACTGCGAATTTATAAACGGAGGCAGCCCGGCAAATCCCGGCTACCAGCACAACATATACATCAACCACATTGATACGCTGATATTTAGATACAATTTTAGTTACAATGCCATTGCTCAAGGACATGAATTTAAAAGTCGGGCAAACTATAATTTAATTCTATACAACACCATTTCTAACTATCAAACGGTGGACAGTAGAAACATTGACATACCCAATGGGGGAACCACCGTTGTGATGGGAAACATCATCGAACAAGGCCCGAATTCTGCAAACAGCAACATATTGGGTTATGGCAAAGAAGGTCTTTCAAACACTGCCAATCACGAACTTTGGGTAGTCAACAACACATTTGTAAACAAAAACACAAAAGGTAGTTTTATCGACATCAATCCGTCTGCCCAAAAATTATTCTTAAAAAACAACATCCTTGCCGGAGCAAAAACCGGAGGATTAATTATCGGCTCTCCATCGGCAATCGACTCTTCAAACAATTTTATTACCGACATTATTGCGAATTGCGGTTTTGAAAATGCGAATGCCAACAATTACAGATTGTTGAGCAACTCAGCAGCAGTGGATGCCGGAATCAGCATATCTTTCACGGTTATGGGCTTATCCTTGATACCAACCAAAAGCTATTTAGACACTTGCAATGTAGAAGCTCGAAATACGTTTGATCAAATTGATATTGGGGCGTTTGAATACACTAAAACTTCCTCGGTTTCTGACGTAAATTCTGCCAAAAGCTGGACCCTCTACCCAAATCCTGCAATTCATTTTATTCGTTTGAATGGAATCGAAAATCAGTCTGAAAAAATACAACTGTTCAACAGCAATGGCATTTTGATGAAAGAAATGATGGTATTCGAAAATCAAAACATCAATATTGAAGACCTTTCTGAAGGAATGTATTTTTTGAAAAGTGAAAACGATAGTTTTACCACACTGAAATTCGTTAAACTTTAA